From a region of the Fervidicoccaceae archaeon genome:
- a CDS encoding glutaredoxin family protein translates to MKSGKKSKLKLIVYGTEGCIPCERAVKYLSEMGIEWEYIDIEKNEEARMTVEMIEGGELLLPLILNPENEQIALGCPVEKEKFEREIGRIVSQDRW, encoded by the coding sequence ATGAAATCAGGAAAGAAAAGTAAGCTAAAGCTAATAGTATACGGCACAGAAGGCTGCATTCCATGCGAGAGAGCAGTCAAGTATTTGAGCGAAATGGGAATAGAGTGGGAATACATAGACATTGAAAAGAATGAGGAAGCAAGAATGACAGTGGAAATGATAGAAGGAGGAGAGCTTCTTCTTCCTCTTATACTAAATCCAGAAAATGAGCAGATTGCTCTAGGCTGTCCAGTGGAAAAGGAAAAATTTGAGAGAGAGATAGGGAGAATAGTCTCACAAGATAGGTGGTGA